AGGCTCTGGTCGCCGCATACGGTGCGCCGGTCCCGCCCGTCCCAGCGCTCGATCCGGCAGATCCCGCCAATCAGGATGAAGCGCTCCAGCGACTCACCGCGGCGCAGATGCAGCTCGCGACCCTGCGCCGGGACACCCATGACCCGCACCGGCAGGCGGCATTGGACGAGCTAGAGCATGCTGTGGAGATCGGCATCGAGGGTCTGCGCGACCTGGTATTCGAGATCCGACCGCCCGCCCTCGAGCGCCGCCGACTCGGCGTGACGATCGAGGGACTCCTTGCTCGCCACGCCGAAACCTGCGGGTACCAGTGGTCCGTGCAGGATCGGTTGGCCTCACAGCCCCCCGAGGGCCTGTATGGCGTGGCGCTCGGCATCGCGCGCGAAGCGATCGACAACGTCCGAGAGCACGCCGAAGCGGAGACCGTTTCCGTTTCGCTCGACGAGCGCGACGGCGGGATCTACGTCGAGGTCGCTGACGACGGATGTGGCCTCTCGCCATCGGATCTGTCTGACGCCGCGGTCGGACTCGCTGCCATGCGATCGCGGGCCGAGGAGGTCGGTGGGTCCTGCCGCATCTGGAGCCTCCCAGGCGCAGGAACGACGGTGAAGCTGTGGCTGCCTCTGTGATGCATCCAGCCGCGGATCGTGGAGGCGGCGAGCGATCGTCGGCCACATCGAACAGCCTGCGCGAGTGGGAGAGATCATGAGCAGCGACGCGCCGGTGGCGTCCGAGACCACGGACGCTCCCTCGCCTGCGCTCTCGGTACGCGCGTACCTGATCGCCATCGTTGGCGTGCTCGCAGTCACCCTGATCGGGGTCGGGGCCTACCAGACCTCGCACGCTTTCAACCAGGCGCGACGGGAATCCGGGTTGGACACGGCCTTCCAGGCGCAACTCGCGGCCGACTCCCTGGCCAAGGGGATGGAGGAAGCGAGCGGGTTCACAGCCGGAACGGCGGCCTCCCCCTCGGTAATCCAGGTCTTCGGCGCGATCGACGAGCAGGGATCAGTGTGTTCGCTCACGGCCGGCGGGACCGGGCTTTTCCCCGAGGGATCGATCCATTTCCTGGATCGCGATGGATCCTTGTTCTGTTCCTCCGCGGCGGAGCGGATCTATCGCCAGGGCATTGAATACGGTGGGCTCGCCTGGTTCTCGCGGGCACGAGCCCCCGCGGATGGATCAGCGGTCGCTGTGGAGCCCTTCCTGGATCCGGCGACCCAGAAGGTCTCGATCGCATTCGCCGCGCCGGTCATCGGCGATTCGGCCCGGGCCACAGGCCTGGTTGTCTACGCGCTGCCGGTGGAAGAGGTTGCCACTGCCATGCAGTCGACCTACGGAAGCCGAGCGGCTCTGGCGTTCGACGTGACCTGGACCGCTACGGAACGACTCGTGTCCTCCTCGGAAACGACGACCGGGGGTGCTCCGGTATCGGGCGCCGACCTTCAGAGTCCGTCAGAGGATGCGGTTGCCGGACTGGACGGGGTCAGACGTTTCTACCGCGCCGTTCCCGCACGCGGCACCGGCTTCACCGTGATCGCAGGTGTCTCCGAGTCCGCGACTCTTGCGAGTGCTCGGGCACAACTGTGGGAGCAAATAGGTCTGACGGTCCTTGCGCTCGCCGTGACGCTGGCATTGGGACTGTTCGTCAACCGACGCATCGGAGGTCCTCTCCGCCGTCTCACCCGTTCCGTGGAGAGAGCGGGACAGGCAGTAAGGCCGGAACCGGTCATCTCCGAGGGTCCTCGGGAGGTCCGCCAACTCGTCGAATCCTTCAACGGCCTACTCGCGGCCCGATCGCGTATCGAGGATGAGTTGCGTCAACGAGCGATGTTCGATGAGCTCACCGGGTTGCCGAATCGAGCCGTCGCCCTCGACCGTGTTGAGCATGCGCTGGATCAGACGCGCCGCGACGACGACCTTGTGGCCGTGCTCTCGATCGATATCGACCGGTTCAGCCTGGTGAACGAGAGCCTGGGACGTGATGTGGGTGACCGCATGCTGATCCAGGTCGCTCACCGGATCGCCTCGGCGATCAGACCCGGCGATACCCTCGCACGCTTCTACGGAGATGAGTTCGTCGTCCTTTGTGAAGGCATCAATTCCCGTGAGGATGCCGGCGCGGTAGCAGGGCGCATCAGCGAAGCCCTCGGCAATTCGGTGCACGAGGGGGAGCGGGAGGTAACGATCTCGGTCTCCACAGGCGTGGCTCTCGGCAGCTACGGCAAGAGCACCGCCGCCGGTCTGCTCGCGGACGCCGACACGGCGCGGGCGCTCGCCAAGCAGCGCGGCAAGGCTCGCTACGAGTACTTCGAAGACGCCATGCGCGAAGGGGCTACCACCCGCCTCGGCTTGGAGAACGATCTTCGCCGCGCGATCGACACCGACGAGCTTCGGCTCGTCTACCAACCGGTCATCGACCTTCAGACCGACCGCATCGTGGGCGCGGAGGCCCTGATCCGGTGGCATCACCCGACCAAAGGCCTGCTGTTGCCCGGGGTCTTCATCGACCTAGCCGAAGAGACCGGTCTGATCGTGCCGATCGGGTTGCAGACTCTGAAGCAAGCCTGCGCACAAGCCGCCGAATGGAGCGCGCAGGGGAACCCGATCCGGGTTTCCGTGAACCTGTCTCCCAGACAGCTATCCGAGCCCGGCTTGGCCGTGGATGTGGCCGCGGCCCTGCGGAAAGCGCACCTCGACCCATCGCTGCTGTGCATAGAGATCACCGAGAACACCTTGATGCGGGAGGAGACGGCGGCAAGCGTGCTCGATTCCATCAGGAGTCTCGGCGTGGCGATCAGCATGGACGACTTCGGGACCGGGTACTCCTCGCTCGCCTACCTGCAACGGTTCTCCCTCGACGAGCTGAAGATCGACCGCTCCTTCGTGCGCGAGCTTGGGAAGGAAGCGAGTGCCTCGGACCTCGTCGCCGCGATCATGGGTGTGGCACGAGCGCTCGATCTCAGCGTCGTTGCAGAAGGGATCGAGGAACCGGGGCAACTCGAACAACTGCGTAGGCTGGAATGCGATAGCGCTCAGGGTTTCCTATTCATGCGGCCTCAGCCGCCTGACGTCCTCGCGCCACTCCTGGAGTTGGACGCGGTCCCCTCGCCCATCGACGCGCAGGCGACCTAGGGGCTCCTAGGCGGAGAACGGCTCGTCTGAGGTCAGGTCGCTGCTTCGTCGTCGGCCGACTCTCCGAGATCGGCGCCAAAGGTTTCCAAGGAGATGTCTTCTCCCACTGTCAGGTCGGCACGGTCTAGCGTTGCGAAGACGTGGGCAAGGCCTTCACTTGCAGCCTCCTGACGTGAGCGCGCCGTGAGGTCGAGGTCGATCTCGAGCTCCGTGTCCGAGAATTGCGCCTGCGGGAACTCGTCAAGCACGACCGCTCGGGCCTCGCCTCTCACCGGTCGCAAGAGTGCCAGGCGCGTTCGAATCCTGTACGACGAAGCCATCGCAGCGGGCACCCCTTCCTGGAAACGACAACAATGCGACCTTATCGCGTCCAGGTAGTAAGTCGAGTGTCCGCCAATAGACAGAGGCGGCCCGCAAAGGCTGGGCTCTTGGCCCGTTTCCGTTTTCCCCGAACGGCCGGCACAACGCCCGTTAGGGGCGGGGGCACGGGCATGGAGGGCGACGAATCGAGGGCAGCCCTCACCGCCACGGCGATTCAGCCAGGCGACGCCTGCAACGGCGAGGGTGTCGGACCATCCCGAGGCTCCCTAGGAAGGATCCTGGGTGGCGGAGACATCAGAGCAGGTCTCGCTCTCCCACGCAAGCGCGGGCTGTGGAATGTAGGCATCACAGCAGCGGGGGCGCAGACAGGAGACATGGCGTGCCTCGATTGCGGCGCTACCTGGTGGCGGGTTTCGGGCAAGCAGAAGAGTGATTCCCAATAGGGAGTTGGGATGCACCGCCGCCGTTGCGAACGAAGCACGCCCCCGATCAGATTCCGCGACGTCGACGATGCCGACACAGGCCTGATCAGCGAACATCACATGCGGAGGAATGCAGCGAGTACTCGAGCCTGGGGCTCCGGGATCCCGGCTGCGACAGCAGCCGGAATTACTTCCTCTAGCGCAAGCGTACCGTCGCCCAGCCGATGTCGGAGATCCGAGCCAAGTTCACCGTCTCGCTCCTCCACTGCCAAAAGTGAGGCAGACGCCTTAGTCACCAGAGATTGACCAGCGTTGATCTCTCGCATTCGCTCGTTTGTCGTCTCGTGTCCCTCGATGCGCGCCGCCAGCTGAATCCGCTCATCCGGATCGTTCTCGTCAGCCAATCGACTGCTGAACCAGGATGGGTCGAGAAGGTGGATCGAAGCTTCGAGACTCGCCTGCGTCTCCTCGAGGGCAGCCCAGAAGGTCGCGGGGTCCTTCTCCCCCGGGACCGCGTCATGGTCAGCCAGGTATCGGATCGCGCCGATCAGCAGCAGAGCGTCGGCGAGCTGATTTTGCAGCTGCTCGCGGCTCTCCGGCTGTTCGAGTCGATAGCGCCTCTCCATCTCATGAAAGGCCCTTGAATCCGGATCGAAGACTTGGCTGGGGCAACCCGTTCGCAATGCGACCAGCGCGGCTTCGTCCGCGTTCTCAAGGTGATCGAAGAGTGTCTCGAGGTCACGGTCGTCAAGGCCGCTCCATACAGGCGACCGCTGGTAGCTGACCGCGTCAATCCGTCCCAAGACCGACTTGATTCGCCACAGGTGCGATTCGACCATCCCAGGGTCTGCCATGGTCCATTTCCTAGCCGAGTTCATGCCTCGACGTCAACGCGAGAGCCTGCGATGCTCGCCTTTGCTCGCAGGATCGGATCAAGGACACATTGCGGACAAGACGCCCGTTGGCGCGTAACAGTCCCAGCTTGTGGGACGTTGCTCCACGATTCGGCACCTGCCCAGTGCCGAGCAACACGGCAATCAGCAGGGGGGAAAACCAGCGGCTCGTATTGCGCTCAGTGCAGCTCGGGGTCCTTCCTCCTGCTTTGGGCGCAGGCGTGTCGGAACCGGCAAGTAGATTGAGGTTGGTGCCTGCCCGGCCGGTGGGCTGAAAACCTAACGCTGTGGGGGGCGCGAGCCAGACCACGGAGGCCGGGTCGTGCGGGAACCAAGGCCCGTGTGGGGTTTACCGGGCAGGGGCCAGCACGCGCTTTTCACCGGGCAGGGGCCAACAAACGTCCGACTGGATCGCTGGGACCCCGAAGGGCTCGGTTCGGCTGAGGGTTGCGTGTCCGTTGTTGCGAGCACTATTCAGAAATCTTCCAGCCTCCGCCTAACATGAGGACGGCGCTACCCCCTCCTGAATCACACACTTGGTTGTGTGCCGTCGGCCGAGCTTTTCCCTCCTCGTCGGCCGTTGCTTTGTAGAGCAAATGGGGAA
The sequence above is a segment of the Actinomycetota bacterium genome. Coding sequences within it:
- a CDS encoding EAL domain-containing protein — encoded protein: MSSDAPVASETTDAPSPALSVRAYLIAIVGVLAVTLIGVGAYQTSHAFNQARRESGLDTAFQAQLAADSLAKGMEEASGFTAGTAASPSVIQVFGAIDEQGSVCSLTAGGTGLFPEGSIHFLDRDGSLFCSSAAERIYRQGIEYGGLAWFSRARAPADGSAVAVEPFLDPATQKVSIAFAAPVIGDSARATGLVVYALPVEEVATAMQSTYGSRAALAFDVTWTATERLVSSSETTTGGAPVSGADLQSPSEDAVAGLDGVRRFYRAVPARGTGFTVIAGVSESATLASARAQLWEQIGLTVLALAVTLALGLFVNRRIGGPLRRLTRSVERAGQAVRPEPVISEGPREVRQLVESFNGLLAARSRIEDELRQRAMFDELTGLPNRAVALDRVEHALDQTRRDDDLVAVLSIDIDRFSLVNESLGRDVGDRMLIQVAHRIASAIRPGDTLARFYGDEFVVLCEGINSREDAGAVAGRISEALGNSVHEGEREVTISVSTGVALGSYGKSTAAGLLADADTARALAKQRGKARYEYFEDAMREGATTRLGLENDLRRAIDTDELRLVYQPVIDLQTDRIVGAEALIRWHHPTKGLLLPGVFIDLAEETGLIVPIGLQTLKQACAQAAEWSAQGNPIRVSVNLSPRQLSEPGLAVDVAAALRKAHLDPSLLCIEITENTLMREETAASVLDSIRSLGVAISMDDFGTGYSSLAYLQRFSLDELKIDRSFVRELGKEASASDLVAAIMGVARALDLSVVAEGIEEPGQLEQLRRLECDSAQGFLFMRPQPPDVLAPLLELDAVPSPIDAQAT
- a CDS encoding response regulator; its protein translation is MEPGTAELPHTGPRVLLADDNYFFRAGLKSLLADYAVEIVGEAGNGWEAVEQADAVHPDIVLMDLRMPQLGGLEAARLIREHQPDTQVIILSAYDEPELRSGTEDGSVIDYLVKGSQPELIHEALVAAYGAPVPPVPALDPADPANQDEALQRLTAAQMQLATLRRDTHDPHRQAALDELEHAVEIGIEGLRDLVFEIRPPALERRRLGVTIEGLLARHAETCGYQWSVQDRLASQPPEGLYGVALGIAREAIDNVREHAEAETVSVSLDERDGGIYVEVADDGCGLSPSDLSDAAVGLAAMRSRAEEVGGSCRIWSLPGAGTTVKLWLPL